A genomic segment from Aegilops tauschii subsp. strangulata cultivar AL8/78 chromosome 1, Aet v6.0, whole genome shotgun sequence encodes:
- the LOC141035207 gene encoding uncharacterized protein, which yields MDMRSLSASTLPACAEAEAEERPDGDAVVELFYFICCKYNVQHHLDVVVDPTHESIVWRNDDLTIVLCMDGVIAEELQDLVNQLGCAIILGSEFRNMVQCDLSIAQYTRRLKVLVGVLGDISEHITNQTITLQLIRGLSHKLQARSRLLLEEIAANECARLDGHPKASSTTLNVGQAAHHG from the exons ATGGATATGAGGAGCTTGAGcgcgtccaccttgccggcgtgcgCCGAAGCGGAGGCCGAGGAGCGCCCGGATGGGGACGCCGTTGTCGAG CTATTCTACTTCATTTGTTGCAAATACAATGTCCAACATCACCTCGACGTCGTCGTCGATCCCACCCACGAGAGCATCGTGTGGCGCAATGACGACCTCACTATTGTCCTCTGCATGGATGGTGTCATCGCCGAGGAGCTGCAGGACCTG GTCAACCAACTGGGTTGTGCCATCATCCTCGGCTCTGAGTTTCGAAACATGGTGCAATGCGATCTCTCCATCGCCCAGTACACCCGCCGCCTCAAGGTGCTCGTCGGCGTTCTCGGTGACATCAGTGAACACATTACCAACCAGACCATAACACTACAACTCATCCGGGGGCTTAGCCACAAACTTCAG GCTCGCTCCCGGCTGCTCTTGGAGGAGATCGCCGCCAACGAGTGCGCCCGTCTCGACGGTCATCCCAAGGCATCCTCCACCACCCTCAACGTCGGTCAGGCCGCCCACCACGGCTGA